Proteins from a genomic interval of Betaproteobacteria bacterium:
- the ftsZ gene encoding cell division protein FtsZ, producing MFELLDSEPQEALIKVIGVGGCGGNAVDHMIEAGVQGVEFICANTDAQALKRNKAKTLLQLGREVTKGLGAGANPEIGRAAAMEDRERIIELIEGADMLFLTAGMGGGTGTGAAPVVAEAARELGILTVAVVTKPFAFEGKRQRLANEGLEELQRHVDSLIIIPNEKLMQVLGEDISMLDAFRAANSVLHGAVAGIAEVINCPGLVNVDFADVRTVMSEMGMAMMGSSTAWGAERARAAAQQAVASPLLEDVNLSGARGVLVNITANMSLKMKEVHDVMSAIRGFTAEDATVIVGTVIDESMEDKLRVTMVATGLGGAVGRLQSKPLAVVKTGTDNALIEVADFHEPDAPALIRRRNERQAAVNAMRQSGVDVLDIPAFLRRQAD from the coding sequence ATGTTTGAATTGTTGGATTCGGAGCCTCAAGAGGCGTTGATCAAGGTGATTGGTGTTGGAGGCTGCGGCGGGAATGCCGTGGACCATATGATCGAAGCTGGGGTACAAGGGGTCGAATTCATTTGCGCGAACACTGACGCGCAGGCGCTCAAGCGCAACAAAGCCAAGACATTGCTACAACTGGGCCGAGAGGTCACAAAGGGCCTAGGCGCGGGCGCCAACCCGGAAATCGGCCGGGCCGCGGCCATGGAGGACCGCGAGCGCATCATCGAATTGATCGAAGGCGCGGACATGCTATTTCTGACCGCAGGCATGGGCGGGGGTACAGGAACCGGGGCCGCGCCCGTGGTAGCCGAGGCCGCGCGCGAGCTGGGCATTCTGACGGTAGCGGTCGTAACCAAGCCCTTTGCCTTCGAGGGCAAGCGCCAGCGCTTGGCCAACGAAGGACTGGAGGAGCTTCAGCGCCACGTGGATTCCTTGATCATCATCCCGAACGAAAAGCTCATGCAGGTTCTGGGGGAAGACATTAGCATGCTCGATGCATTCAGGGCCGCTAACAGCGTGCTCCACGGAGCCGTGGCCGGCATAGCGGAAGTGATCAACTGCCCAGGCTTGGTGAACGTGGACTTCGCCGACGTGCGCACCGTGATGTCGGAAATGGGGATGGCCATGATGGGATCGAGCACCGCGTGGGGCGCGGAACGAGCGCGCGCGGCCGCCCAGCAAGCGGTGGCAAGTCCATTGCTAGAAGACGTCAATCTTTCGGGCGCCAGGGGCGTGCTGGTGAACATCACCGCGAACATGAGTCTGAAGATGAAGGAAGTGCACGACGTGATGAGCGCCATTCGGGGTTTCACGGCCGAGGACGCAACGGTGATCGTTGGCACGGTGATCGACGAATCCATGGAGGACAAGCTGCGGGTCACCATGGTCGCCACGGGTTTAGGTGGCGCCGTTGGCCGGCTTCAGAGCAAACCGCTGGCTGTGGTAAAAACCGGTACCGATAACGCACTCATCGAGGTCGCGGATTTCCACGAGCCTGATGCACCTGCCCTAATTCGGCGGCGTAACGAACGGCAAGCGGCAGTTAATGCCATGCGCCAATCCGGCGTGGACGTTTTGGATATTCCCGCGTTTTTGCGAAGACAGGCGGACTGA
- the ftsA gene encoding cell division protein FtsA — MDSPCNSAIRPRDKRDWENLNAGASTVKEGKNLIVGLDVGTSKVVAMVAQIKDDGGYDVIGFGVSHSRGLKKGVVVNIESTVTAIQRALEEAELMADCKIKEVYTGIAGSHIKSFNSHGMVAIKEREVSQFDVDRVVETAKAVNIPTDHQILHILTQEFIIDGQEDVREPLGMAGVRLEVKVHIVTGAVAAAQNIMKCVRRCGLEVEDLILQPLASAMAVLSEDEKDLGVCLVDIGGGTTDIAVFTQGAIRHTAVIPIAGDQITSDIAMALRTPTKEAEEIKQRHGCALREMANSGEMVEVPSVGDRGSRQLSRQTLAEVIEPRVEELYSLVQAELRRSGFEELLSSGIVLTGGSAAMQGMVELGEEIFHMPVRMARPNYQGGLAEVVRNPRYSTVVGLLLSGLAQHRRQQLVRMHAASFRHVFDRMRTWFQGNF; from the coding sequence ATGGATTCGCCGTGCAACTCCGCAATAAGACCTAGAGACAAGCGTGATTGGGAAAATCTTAATGCAGGTGCAAGCACGGTGAAGGAAGGCAAGAATCTCATCGTTGGGTTGGATGTCGGCACCTCCAAGGTAGTGGCGATGGTGGCGCAGATCAAGGATGACGGGGGCTATGACGTCATCGGATTCGGCGTGAGTCATTCGCGCGGCCTAAAAAAAGGGGTTGTGGTCAACATCGAGTCCACGGTCACGGCGATTCAGCGAGCGCTGGAGGAAGCCGAGCTGATGGCCGATTGCAAGATCAAAGAGGTCTACACCGGCATCGCGGGAAGCCACATCAAGAGTTTCAATTCTCACGGCATGGTGGCTATCAAGGAGCGCGAGGTTTCGCAGTTCGACGTGGACCGTGTGGTGGAAACGGCCAAGGCCGTCAACATTCCCACGGACCATCAGATTCTCCATATCCTCACCCAGGAATTCATCATCGACGGGCAGGAGGATGTCCGCGAACCCCTGGGGATGGCTGGCGTGCGCTTGGAGGTGAAGGTGCACATCGTTACCGGCGCGGTAGCCGCGGCGCAGAACATCATGAAGTGCGTGCGCCGCTGCGGTCTCGAGGTCGAGGACTTGATCCTCCAACCGCTGGCCTCCGCCATGGCGGTACTGTCGGAAGACGAAAAAGATCTAGGTGTTTGCCTAGTGGACATCGGCGGGGGCACGACCGACATCGCGGTGTTTACCCAGGGCGCCATCCGGCACACGGCGGTGATTCCCATCGCCGGCGATCAAATCACCAGCGACATCGCCATGGCCTTGCGCACGCCTACCAAGGAGGCGGAAGAAATCAAGCAGCGCCATGGTTGCGCCCTGCGCGAGATGGCCAATTCGGGGGAAATGGTCGAAGTGCCCAGCGTGGGCGACCGTGGTTCACGCCAACTGTCACGCCAGACTTTGGCCGAGGTGATCGAACCGCGCGTGGAGGAACTCTACTCCCTGGTGCAAGCCGAATTGCGCCGCAGCGGTTTCGAGGAACTGCTTTCCTCGGGAATCGTGTTGACGGGCGGAAGCGCCGCCATGCAGGGCATGGTCGAGCTGGGCGAGGAAATATTCCACATGCCGGTGCGCATGGCGCGGCCCAATTACCAGGGCGGACTGGCCGAGGTGGTGCGCAATCCGCGCTATTCGACGGTCGTGGGTTTATTGCTATCCGGGCTTGCGCAGCACAGGCGGCAGCAGTTGGTACGCATGCACGCCGCATCCTTCCGGCACGTCTTTGACCGGATGCGGACTTGGTTTCAAGGAAATTTTTAA